ttaattcatgggatgtgggcttcactggttaggccagcatttattgcccatccctcgataCCCTTCAGAACGTGGCtgggagtttccttcttgaaccgctgcaattcttcaggtgtaggtacacccactgtgctattagggagagttccaggaatttctcccagcgacagcgaaggaacggtgatatatttcccagtcagggtggtgcgtAACTTGGAGGGGAGCCACCAGGTGGTGAGATTCCCAgtgatctgctgctcttggccttctagatggtcatgggtttggaaggtgctgactaaggaacattagtgagttactgcagtgcatcttgtagatggtacacacggctgccactgttcgtcaatgatggatggtttgaatatttgtggaagggggagcaatcaagcggactgctttgtcctggatggtgttgagcttcgagtgttgttggagctgcactcatccaggcaagtggagagcattccattacactcctgacttgtgcattgcagatggtggacagtctttggtgggggggggggggggggggtcaggagatgagttacccttCATAGGATTCCTAGTTTTTGACCTcccctggtagccgcagtattaatgtggctcgtccagttccgcttttgatcaatggcaccccccaggatgttgattgtgggggattcagcgatggtaatgtcattaaatgtcacggggcgatggttagatcctctcttggaggagatggtcattgcctgacacttgtgtggcacgaatgtaacttgccacttatcagaccaagcctggatattgtccaggccttgctgcatttgtacatggactgcttcattatccgaggCGTTGCGAATgattctgaacattgtgcagtcatccacaaacctccccacttctgaccttatgatgaaggcaggtcattgatgaagcagctgaagatgtttgggccgaggacactaccctgaggaactcctgcagtgatgtcctggaactgatggttggcctccaaccaccacaaccatcttcctttgtgccaggtacgactccaaccaacagagaattTTCaccgatttccattgactccagaatagctgggactccttgatgccatactcggtcaagtgctgccttgatctcaagggcagacagtctcacctcacctctggcattcagcgcttttgtgcatgtttgaaccaaggctgtaatgactgcaggaagacatcaataGACTGATCAGCGGGCCAGAAAACTGAGGTCAATCCAGAGAAACGCAGGGTAAGAAATACATTGGGGGAGGAAAAACACGACAAAGGGAAAGAATATGAATGGTATGATAGTGAGATGTAGAGGGACAGAGGGGCGTAAGAGTGCAtggccacagatccctgaaggtgacaggagaggtagATACGGTGATAGTAAAGGCAGAGAGGATACTTTGTTATTCACGGAGACATAGAGTActggagcagggaatattcccagcaatttctattggaggaaagacctgaaacccctctctccacagatgctgccagagctgctgagtatttccagcattttctgcttttattataggatcagggaggttatactggagctgtctaaaacactagttaaaccacagctgcattactgagtacagttctggtcacattacaggaaggatgtgttcataccagagaggatgcagaggagattgacgaggatgttgacacaaatggagaattttaacaatgaggaaagattggagaggccaagatggttttctgtggaacagagaacactgaggagagattaactgaggTGTTTAACATTATGAGGGGCCCGGATAGAATGGATAAGAAGGATCTATTTCATTAACAGATCAATGACCAAGAggtttagatttaaagtaattagcagagggttgggagtggaagggggaaaTCATTTCAGTGGCAGGAGTCTAGAACTCGCTTTCTGATAGGGTCATAGAAGCAGAAATCCCaatcactttaaaataaatgtcttggatatccaattgaaggactgggcatacaggacataagaacataagaactaggagcaggagtaggccatctggcccctcgagcctgctccaccattcaatgagatcatggctgatcttttgtggactcagctccactttccgacccgaacaccataaccctgaatccctttattcttcaaaaaactatctatctttatcttaaaaacatttaataaaggagcctctactgcttcactgggcaaggaattccatagattcacaaccctttgggtgaagaaattcctcctaaactcagtcctaaatctacttccccttattttgaggctatgccccctagttctgctttcacccgccagtggaaacaacctgcccgcatctatcctatctattcccttcataatcttatatgtttctataagatcccccctcatccttctaaattccaacgagtaacaATCGACTGAGATCTGCAAAATGGGATTAAGCTGAATATCTCCACTGCAGCCAGTActcacacgatgggccaaatggcctctctctTTACCAGAACTTTTGAGGTTTTTACTCTgatagttggagtttgtttctgatgataatAGCCTCAAAGGGACTGGAGTGTAACATTCTAGATAttggtgaaataaatcagctgttttaaacacgttgtagatttttgtctttcccgcctgagtgtttaacatcacctggctggagctcagaaaggacaatctcacctcatagaatcagagaatttacagtgcaggaggaggccattcggcccatcaagtcagtaccagctcttggaaagagcatcctacttaagcccacacctccaccctacccccataacccagtaaaccccacctaatcttttggacacgaagggcaatttagcatagccaatccacctaacctgcacatctttggagtgtgggaggaaaccggagcacacggaggaaacccacgcagacacgggtagaacgtgcacactctgcacagacagtgacccaagccagaaatcgaacccgggtccctggcgctgtgaagcaacagtgctacccactgtgctaccgtgccgcccttgcatccaagctcccggattgtctgtctttctctctgggtaagattctgtttgtctcttgtatttcactgtgacaggacagagacctgattgaagggagttCATGGGAaggaaacatgggagttctgggaaagatgggcaaggatttgggaggtgacaacatgttcaaagagtttggagaggagatggaggttgaagatggggcagtaatttgtcaggatggcagggtcaagggtttgttttatggaggggcgatgatggcagatttgaaggagagcgggacagtacctgaagagagagaaatgttgacaatatccttggacacagggtagttggctgatcagtagctcagtgggaataaggtcaatggagcaggagctgggtctcatggacaagatgagctctgagagggcaggaggggagatgggagagaaactagagaacgaTGTGGGTTCAGGGATCGGgataggatgaaatttagagacagtttggtccggtgggctcgtggaagggagggaagcagcagaggcagctgatcggatttactcaatctcaatcacaaagaagctccacaagctcctcacacttcttgttggaggtgaggatggaagagacaggggagagcgagagtacttcaaaaggaacaaaTTTGTATCAGAGATAtttaaaagtttcaacacactgcgcaTTTAAcaaaaatctaatttatttgacttttagctacaatattagcccctgtaaatgggctggagtttgttatcagcagaaagagacccaaatgaacattgttcagtcctgaatgtgagttaaCAGCAAAATCcattcactgtggttacttgtggcctcgttgatgctgctgcaggttggatgactgagcgaatcccttcccacacttggagcaggtgaatggtctctccccagtgtgaatccgctggtgcctCCGCAGGTCATATgatcgagtgaatctcttcccacactgagcgcaggcaaatggcctctccccagtgtgaattcgctggtgcttctgcaggttggatgactgagtgaatcccttcccacactctgagcaggtgaacggtctctcatcagtgtgaactcgctggtgcctctgcaggtcggatgagtgagtgaatcccttcccacacttgatgcaggcaaatggcctctccactgtatgaattcgctgatgtacggtgagctgagatgatcgtctgaacccagtcccgcagtgagagcacctgaacggtctctcgtcagtgtgaacacgttgatggtacatcagatTCCTAGAACGTTTATAGcaattcccgcagtctggacattgaaacggtctctcatcagtgtgaacttgctggtgtgcggacagaatggatgagtgagtgaatcccttcccacacttggagcaggtgaacggcctctccccagtgtgaactcgctggtgactcagcagggaggatgaatcactgaatcccttcccgcacttggagcaggtgaatggtctctccccagtgtgaactcgctggtgcttctgcaggttggatgacagagtgaatcccttcccacactctgaacaggtgaacggcctctccccagtgtgaactcgctggtgactcagcaggtgggatgaccgagtgaatcccttcccacacttggagcaagtgaatggtctctccccagtgtgaacacgctcgtgtcttagcaggtgggatgaccgattgaatcccttcccacacttggagcaggtgaatagcctctccccactgtgaacttgctggtgtgtggacagagtggacgactgagtgaatcccttcccacacttggagcaggtgaacggcctctccccagtgtgaactcgctggtgtctcagcaggttggatgtatcactgaatcccttcccacacatggagcagatgaatggtctctgcccagtgtgaattcgctggtgtgtggacaggctggatgactgagtgaatctcttcccacacttggagcaggtgaatggtctctccccagtgtgactgcgtcgatgaatttccagcttggatggggaagtgaatcctttcccacagtccacacatttccaCGGTTCCTCCtccgtgtgactgcatttgtggcttgtgaggcccgatgattgactgaatcctcgtccacacacacaacacgtgtctggtttctccccactgtgaatgatgctttttccttccatgttcaaaatccaatgatattcaggatatgataaattgaggactctgtcagattctgatctgatgtttggtttgagtttccggaccttcaagactccccttcgaacaccctgtgacacggattgaaaacagaaaatagggatgaGTGAGAACCcataaaaacacaaaggcaggttgtgaaattaagctgaatgaatctggtcatttgtggagccaacactgggaaaaagtgaccatgaaaactgctggattgtcataaaaacccaactggcctctttgggaggagagagaaagaggtgaagagggattgtgTATCTCTACAAGACATAATAGAGaggagttggcaaagcaaattcgatcttgagcttcataaacagtaatattgattcaGAAACAGTAATATTGATTCAGAAACAGGGAAGCCAGGCctccggtgacacagtgattagcactgctgcctcacagtgccagggacccgggtacaattccggccttggcaattgtgtgtgtggagcttgcactttctcccagtgtctgcgtgggtttccacgcggtgctcaggtttcctcccacagtctgaagaatggcaagttaggtggattggctttgataaataccggttagtgtccaggaatgtgcaggttaggtggggctatgggtttacagggacagggtgggggtgtgggcctaggcagggtgaccTTTCAGAGagtcgcagacttgatgggccaaatggcctccttctgcactgtcggaactctatggttctaattctattctatgaatctttataaagctctggtcaccactcttcaggaagaatgtgaaaattcttggagaaggtgcagaggagatttaccagaatggttccagcaaaggaggttatggggagatttgattcaggtacacaagattatgccagatttccattgGGTGGACAaaaaaactctgtttccattcactggtcGTACAAGCAGTCTGGACACAGATTTAAaggtttgggtaaaacctggattgaactatcaaagaccctgaggggtcttgacaacgtggatgtggagaggatgtttcctcttgtgggagaatttggaacaagggggtcactgttgcaaagtgaggggtcacccatttcagatggagatatggatttttattctcttgagggtagTAGGAcagggtgtggcacagtggttagcactgcttcctcacagcaccagggacccaggctatgactcatctttcattccctcacctacagtataaatatcgcccactttctctgtcttttaaatgtgagctcctttctctccccactgatgctgccagacctgctgagattttccagcattttctcttttggtcccgggttcaattccgaccctgggtgattgtggagtttacatgttctccctgtatctgtgtgggttttctccgggtgatccgatttcctcccacaaattcaaaggtctgcaggttcggtggattggccatgcttaaatggCCCTTAGTCTCCAacaatgtgcaagttgggtgggattatgagggtggagtggggagctctttcggagggtcgatgcggattcgatgggctgaatggggtcaatctgcactgtagagattctatgactttgGAACACTCAtctttaaaaggcagtggaagcagtgtccttggatatttttaaggcagagctggatagattcttgaagagcaaggaggtgaaaggttatcggccgatggagcagcacggtggcgcagtggttagcactgctgcctcatggcgccgaggacccgggtccgatcccagccccgagtcactgtccaggtagagtttgcacattctccccatgtctgcgtgggtctcaccctcacaacccaaagatgtgccgggtaggtaaattagccacaataaattgccttttaattgggaaaaagaaaagaattgggtactctaaatttaagggaacaaaattggaaaataaaagaattaggtactcgaaATTCTTTTAAAAAATTAGATCAGCCGCAAACTTATTGAATACCGGAGCAGACCTGAGGAgacgactcccagtttgtgtgtaaggagcagtctcgagggggcgCATAATTTTTTCAGTGACTCAAAAATCTTTTTTACTGTCCTAATGAATATACAGAGACGCAGGCATGAATCTCACCAAGACAGACGGTAACATTTGAATTGAGtgaaagtttactgatgaccatgaaaccattgtcgattgttggttcactcatgtccttcagtgaaagaaatctctgtctggcctacatgtgactccagatccacagtcagctggctgactcttaaaatgctctctgagatacactcggttcaatggcaattagggatggtcagtgaatgctggcccagccagcgacacccacatcccgtgaatgaacagaaaagaaaatctgccatccttacctggtctggccgacatgattccgaaccacagcaatgtggttgactctttaaatgtcctccgagatggccgagcaagccactctgtttaagggatattagggatgggcaataaatgttggcccagccagtgactcccacaaatgattaaaataaaatcccggagactccagtcagtcaatccgggagagttggcatccggtccaggctcgcagcgcatgcgccctacggcaccttgtcctctgtaaagatggcggccagtaacccgggcctgtcaccgctcagctctcactctgttcggtgctgtctAAGACcggaccgttaacattttcctcgggagttgaagcctccacagggtatttatgaagcctcccggctcactccgcagcttctatcgctccccggccacccaccggctcgattcctgaaagttgctcgattgtttctttcccgctcctcACACCATCAGCGACAACCTGAACTGCGTATTCGCCGGTCACAGCCCGAACGGTCACAATGCCGAGGGAGTGATTGGCGGCGGTACCGGACCAATAGGAATTGTGAGGGCGGGCCTGGAGGACCGgacgggagcagctggtcctccaaccaatggtAGTGAGTGAGGGGCGGGGCTGGACTGTGAGTGAAGCATGTGCAGTGCGGGTGATGGGCAGACGGGTCCACAATGGGTAAAGGGGGGGATGGCGGGGCGGAGGATCCGGTGGGTGGACGGATTGTTTCCGGAAACCCCGGGAATAAACTgagcgcatcccccctccccccgtttacACTGAGCGGGGCCGCAGCTTCCAGATCAATGAAGAGCCGCTTTGTATCAGGTTGGCCATTGGTTCCAGAGGTCTCCAGCGTCACTTCTTTATcagtgaatcattgaatggttacaatgcagattgaggccattcagcccgtcctgtTTGTGCTGGCTCTCTCTGCCAGAGCAAATCAGCTCCTCCCACTTCCATGTCCTTTCACTAACGAGACCAGCAGCAAATATTCCCCATCCCCAGTTACCTGTGGAGAAGATAATGTttgaccttcttgaaccgctacagtctgtGTGGTGAAGCTGCTCCCACAATGCTGGAATTACAGGTTATTcaccttattggttaggaatcgaacggagtgatcagggatcatccaattagtagggtccaaactgaaggaccgcccaaaagagcacgaaaacccccccaagaataagaagaagagttcgccacatgttcgtcctctcttggacctggtaccccggtccggccatctccaattgcagcaacaccagaagcaagtccaagtttaacgctcgctaccaaacagatgagcccagctgagcagcagttactccttcggactcgatagatccagaatcgaacagcggctactgtttctctgacctaaaccgggtgtccgaagttaagtacagattgtcatagtcgataggtgtagttaaccagtagtgtttatgttgcatgactaattgtgtgtaaataaaatagccttgaccttgaactaactaactggtgtttggctctttgatcgatagccggttgaaccttgtggtggtatcatttgatacctggcgacgcgaagcattagaatatagataacatTGAAAGAAgttcaaactcactgattgccataattggaactgaGCCACAAAAAGGACCGAGTAAAAGAGCAAAAGAAGAAAAGGCAACAATTTGATtggtcgattggcctccttctgcactgaaggaattctatggttctgagaCTCCATTTGTCAACAAAATATTCATCAATAATTTGATTTTCTGCAATTTTGATTCGTCGTCTCAGATTGAATCAAGGCAtcagaaacaggaacaggagtcgGTTATTCAGTCCATGTTCTAAACATGCAGGATATTTTGAAGCAAAGAGATTTTCTGAAGCATCAACACCAGGATGTGTAAAGAAATGGGACAGGAGCCTGGGTCTTTGCTGCATCATCAACAGGTCAAGAGTCAAGGATTGCTTCCCGAGATTGGAAGGTAACTCACGTAGTTCCCGCATTCCAAATCAGAGACAGGGAACGACAGGCCCCACAATCACAGGGAAGATGCTTGAGGATCCTCACAGATTCATTTTCTGATCACTGGGGTAGAGAAGGAACCATTAGAGATTCTCAAATGGCTTCTGAAAAACAAGGTCAcgtcttaataataacaataatctgtattgtcacaagtaagcttacattaacactgcaatgaagttactatgaaaagctcccagttgccacattccggcgcctgttcgggtacacagagcgataactcagaatgtccaaattacctaacagcacgtctttcgggacttgtgggaggaaaccaacgcagacacggggagaacgtgcagactccaacagacggtgacccaagccaggaatcgaacctgggaccctgaccctggacattgaattctcccgaacaggcgctgggatgtggcaactaggggcttttcacagtaactttattgctgtgttaatgtaagcctacgtgtgacagaggattattattataaataaatcaaatcaaaactggcTCGTTGGTCcaggggtaagattctcgcttcagGGGTTGTGCTCTATGAAAATGTGAGACGTCCCGTGTTCAAATCCCGGTTTTGACCTTTGATGTTGTTTCttattgggggcagcatggtagcatagtggttagcacatttgcttcacagctcaagtgtcccatgttcgattcccggcttgggtcactgtctgtgccgggtctgcccgttctccccgtgtgtgcgtgggtttcctccgggtgctccggtttcctcccacagtccaaagatgtgcaggtcaggtggactggccatgctaaattgcccttagtgttgggtttggttactgggttatagggacagggtggaggtgtgggcttgggtagggtgctcttgccaagagccggtgcagacccgatggaccgaatggcctccttctgcactgtaaattctatgataatctatgaaacctggGTGAGGGTCACATTCAGGAGAAGTTATTAAAATGGAACCACATACAGATAAACTATATCAGGATTTACTGATATTTCCATTTGAATCACTGCTCCTGGCACCTGACACCTCTTAATCCATCACATCAACACTTGGACTAACTGACTGCGCTGAGGTCTGCCTTGGATTAAAAACTCGAGGACTACTTGTCATCACAGAATCctagacatttacagcacagaggaggccattcagcccattgtggctgTGTTGGCTGAAAATTCCTTGTGTCGGCTGAAAATTCCTTGTCCAGTCTCATCCCACtttccacctcttggtctgtagcctgcaGATCACACAAATTCCATATTGGGGTGTCTTTAATACGATGAGGTTTTCTGTCTCTACCTCCCTTTGAGACAgagttccagatcccaaccaccctgagtgaagaaaatcctcaattcccctctaatccttccaagagatacttaaatctctgcccccaggTTACTGACCTGTCTGTTAATGAAATAGGTCCTTCTGCCGTCTGATCCACTATATCTGGGGCCCTCATAATGTTACACACCTCAATTAAATGtccactcagcctcctctgttccacagaaaacaatCGATCCAATCGTTCCCCTTGTTAAAATTCCCTAATCCTGGAAACATCCAGAAAAACCTCTTCCGTACTCTCTccaggaagaatgtgattgtactggaatgtggtgaccagaactgtactcagtgctCTCGCTGTGATCTAACTAATGTTTTTTAGTTCTAGAATACCCATTCTCTAACCTTCAATGTGATGGAAACTGACAGCTGCAACCTGTCAGCATTTGAAAGATATTTACAAATGATTCGAGAGTTTCTTACAGTTGGGATCTTTCTCTGTTCTGTCCATTCAAGGTGTTTGATAAcagactttctcctgtgaatatccagctggagttttgggccttgatgtgtttccttgttcatcttgttgCCTCTAAACATTGAATCTTGTGGTTTCAGACACCAGAGAATCAAACTCCCAGCAACAGATTGTCTTTTACTGACTTTCTTAACAGCTCTGCAATAATACAGGCCTAGTCATTCCTTACATAGTTCTGGTCCTCAGTGAAATACTTAAATGATGAGCTTTAGATGTTCTTCATAtattccacaggaaactaaggccctgtctctacctccctttcagACAGAGTTCCCCCTGCCCGCCAGAgaataagggagtgaatctgaaccgtgtccccgggaaaggagcaccttcgGGACCAGCCATCTGCCTTTCCATCGGGGACCGGAACCGATGGGGACCTCGCCGCAAACCACCCATCAAGGAAGC
This portion of the Scyliorhinus torazame isolate Kashiwa2021f chromosome 5, sScyTor2.1, whole genome shotgun sequence genome encodes:
- the LOC140419331 gene encoding uncharacterized protein isoform X2, with translation MFRGNKMNKETHQGPKLQLDIHRRKSVIKHLEWTEQRKIPTGVRRGVLKVRKLKPNIRSESDRVLNLSYPEYHWILNMEGKSIIHSGEKPDTCCVCGRGFSQSSGLTSHKCSHTEEEPWKCVDCGKGFTSPSKLEIHRRSHTGERPFTCSKCGKRFTQSSSLSTHQRIHTGQRPFICSMCGKGFSDTSNLLRHQRVHTGERPFTCSKCGKGFTQSSTLSTHQQVHSGERLFTCSKCGKGFNRSSHLLRHERVHTGERPFTCSKCGKGFTRSSHLLSHQRVHTGERPFTCSECGKGFTLSSNLQKHQRVHTGERPFTCSKCGKGFSDSSSLLSHQRVHTGERPFTCSKCGKGFTHSSILSAHQQVHTDERPFQCPDCGNCYKRSRNLMYHQRVHTDERPFRCSHCGTGFRRSSQLTVHQRIHTVERPFACIKCGKGFTHSSDLQRHQRVHTDERPFTCSECGKGFTQSSNLQKHQRIHTGERPFACAQCGKRFTRSYDLRRHQRIHTGERPFTCSKCGKGFAQSSNLQQHQRGHK
- the LOC140419331 gene encoding uncharacterized protein isoform X4; translation: MEGKSIIHSGEKPDTCCVCGRGFSQSSGLTSHKCSHTEEEPWKCVDCGKGFTSPSKLEIHRRSHTGERPFTCSKCGKRFTQSSSLSTHQRIHTGQRPFICSMCGKGFSDTSNLLRHQRVHTGERPFTCSKCGKGFTQSSTLSTHQQVHSGERLFTCSKCGKGFNRSSHLLRHERVHTGERPFTCSKCGKGFTRSSHLLSHQRVHTGERPFTCSECGKGFTLSSNLQKHQRVHTGERPFTCSKCGKGFSDSSSLLSHQRVHTGERPFTCSKCGKGFTHSSILSAHQQVHTDERPFQCPDCGNCYKRSRNLMYHQRVHTDERPFRCSHCGTGFRRSSQLTVHQRIHTVERPFACIKCGKGFTHSSDLQRHQRVHTDERPFTCSECGKGFTQSSNLQKHQRIHTGERPFACAQCGKRFTRSYDLRRHQRIHTGERPFTCSKCGKGFAQSSNLQQHQRGHK
- the LOC140419331 gene encoding uncharacterized protein isoform X3; translation: MWTNVQGVRRGVLKVRKLKPNIRSESDRVLNLSYPEYHWILNMEGKSIIHSGEKPDTCCVCGRGFSQSSGLTSHKCSHTEEEPWKCVDCGKGFTSPSKLEIHRRSHTGERPFTCSKCGKRFTQSSSLSTHQRIHTGQRPFICSMCGKGFSDTSNLLRHQRVHTGERPFTCSKCGKGFTQSSTLSTHQQVHSGERLFTCSKCGKGFNRSSHLLRHERVHTGERPFTCSKCGKGFTRSSHLLSHQRVHTGERPFTCSECGKGFTLSSNLQKHQRVHTGERPFTCSKCGKGFSDSSSLLSHQRVHTGERPFTCSKCGKGFTHSSILSAHQQVHTDERPFQCPDCGNCYKRSRNLMYHQRVHTDERPFRCSHCGTGFRRSSQLTVHQRIHTVERPFACIKCGKGFTHSSDLQRHQRVHTDERPFTCSECGKGFTQSSNLQKHQRIHTGERPFACAQCGKRFTRSYDLRRHQRIHTGERPFTCSKCGKGFAQSSNLQQHQRGHK
- the LOC140419331 gene encoding uncharacterized protein isoform X1; this encodes MESQNHRIPSVQKEANRPIKLLPFLLLLFYSVLFVAQFQLWQSGVRRGVLKVRKLKPNIRSESDRVLNLSYPEYHWILNMEGKSIIHSGEKPDTCCVCGRGFSQSSGLTSHKCSHTEEEPWKCVDCGKGFTSPSKLEIHRRSHTGERPFTCSKCGKRFTQSSSLSTHQRIHTGQRPFICSMCGKGFSDTSNLLRHQRVHTGERPFTCSKCGKGFTQSSTLSTHQQVHSGERLFTCSKCGKGFNRSSHLLRHERVHTGERPFTCSKCGKGFTRSSHLLSHQRVHTGERPFTCSECGKGFTLSSNLQKHQRVHTGERPFTCSKCGKGFSDSSSLLSHQRVHTGERPFTCSKCGKGFTHSSILSAHQQVHTDERPFQCPDCGNCYKRSRNLMYHQRVHTDERPFRCSHCGTGFRRSSQLTVHQRIHTVERPFACIKCGKGFTHSSDLQRHQRVHTDERPFTCSECGKGFTQSSNLQKHQRIHTGERPFACAQCGKRFTRSYDLRRHQRIHTGERPFTCSKCGKGFAQSSNLQQHQRGHK